The Triticum aestivum cultivar Chinese Spring chromosome 6D, IWGSC CS RefSeq v2.1, whole genome shotgun sequence genomic sequence taatggaaTAGTGGTAGCACATATATGATacacccacgctactagtaactaATTAGGATTTAAAAAAAATAAGAATATACACACGTGTTTAGACATACATTTCATAGTACTCACATACATGCATTTAATAATACGTATGTACAGGCAATCATACATATCTGATATAGATAATtaatacacacatacacacacacacacacacacacaaccagcATCTAGAGACTGGGCTCTGAAatgtgcagagtacttccccgcCGCTCTTCTCTTCTCCAATTCAGTTTCAACCATGGCAATAAGCATTTTCTCAGTTTCAATTTTTGCAACCTACAACAGAATTTTAGACCAGTCAGCTAACTTTTTGATATAATTAAATGGCCAATTTCAGAGTAATAAACAAATTAAGGTGGTTCGACAAATTTCCATGTTTTTACCTGAACATTGCCATGGGGATCTCTTTCAAGCAAAAGCTGCTCCTGAATGGTTTTGGGCAAGAAGTCAAACAACTCCCTAGATGCTGGTTCAAGCTTGCTTTTCCAAGCCCCTGCCTCGTCAACAACATCATGTGCCAAAATTTCATTCAATTCTGCAATGAGTTTTTGAATCTGGAGAAGAGAAAGAATGGTATCAGTAACGTAGTCGAAAACAGTATATAAAGTTGGAGAAAGCACAAAGATTGTCAAACCTCTGGGATGAAATCAATCAAGCCTTCCGGTATTAGGACAACTCCATAGTTGTAACCAAGTTCTACACGTTTGTAAACAACATCGGTAATGTAGTCTGTGACATTCTTGAGTGTTTCCTTCTTCTCAGCAACCTTCACAAATGAAGAcattagaaaaaataaacaaaatgtGTCTTGTAGTTCTAGATACTTAATCTTAGAATATATAACATGTGCAGCATATAAGGATTAATGTTTGGTGTGAAAAGATAAAACTGGACTGTGAATTAACATAAATTATGTGTACATATGACTAGAAGAAGGCTGGAATGGGATAGTTTTATTTCAACTTCAGATGTACTTCATATATGAGTTCCTAACCTCTTCACCGATGAGTGCAACATTAGGGTGTGTCTGTAGAGCACACTCTAGTGTAATGTGAGAAGCAGCACGACCCATAAGCCTCACAATTGCATGACCATAGAGAGTACATGTTAGTGAGTGGATAAAGAAAAAAGATTAAAAAATGTATCATGGATTATATATGTTTGCACTTGCAGTACGCCGAACAACAACTGCTACAAGAATGTTGGCAttatatgtatgcatgtatagAAAAAATCAATAAAATTTAGAACATTTAACAAGTCCCTTCTCCTAAAGTAATCACTTACAATTAAAAATAAATTTGCATAAGGTGTGGTTAGTATGTTGCAGAGGTTTGCTGGGCCCTTTTGTGAACTCTAAGACCAAGAAACTAGCTAAGAAATCTGCCAACAAAATTTTAATACTCTCTACGTGTACTTAATAATTCAATTAATAAAGATCTGAATACCACTCTGATACAGGAGTTATCTGCTGTAACAAACAGTATTGGTAGACTAGATTACTTTCAACTTTGTTAAGTGTAAGCAGTGTCAAATCCAAAGCTTGTTGGGACCTCCTTGCATTTTAGATCTCCATCAATAGTCTTTGTGCAACTAATAACACGAGTCTTCAAGTTCCTTCCCCTGGGATGCAAAAAACATGACTTAGAATCATCTTTGCCCTTATTTATCACACAGCTTCTCTCTCCTGCATTTATATGTACTACTCTCACAAACAAATACTTAATATGTTTCCAGTGTATTTAAGTATAATAGGTACCATTGTCATTTGCTCTTATATGTCTCTTGGTTTTATAAGCTTCTTAGTCTTTGTGGCCACTCAGAATATGGCTTACAATTTACAGAAGGCAGGAGTAACTATCAATATGGCACGGAAAGGGTGAAATCTGGATTGAGCATTTACTTGTGATAAAATAATTCCAAAACAGAATACATGAATAATATAAATTAGAAGCTACACCATTGTAGAACGAAAATAAAAGGATTTAACAGTGTAAAGCTTCAGACATTAACAGCAACCAAAAAGTCCTTTAGGTGAGCAAAAGAGTGAGTTGTCGTTTTAGCACCCAACCTGAAGTATTCACCGAGGAGGCATGCGTTTGTGTTTGAATCATCACCACCGATGACAACAAGTCCATCCAAATCAAGTCTGTTGACTGTGTCTTCAGCTTGCTGGAACTGCAAAAATATCAAACAGAGTTACAAATAAAGATAAAACTAGTGAAGTACAGGTTAGTCAACGCAGCATCAAATACAGAAAGGGGATGGAAAGATCCAGCACGCATTTGAGTATAGGCACTCAAAACACACACCTGCTCTGGTGTTTCAATCTTATCCCTTCCACTGCAGATCATATCAAATCCGCCCTATTGAAAAGGTTATACATATTTAATTATAATGCATCATCAGAGTAACAAGCTTTAGAATTATTGGTACAGGCTTTAATTAAGGAAATAGCCTAAAGCAAATTTCAAGGTATCTACAGCAAAAACGAAGCTGTACATGACTTACAATATCCATCGATGCAAAATGGTTGCTAGAACTGAAGCCTAAAATACAAAATGCAGATAAGTTACATGATAGAAATGCATAAACTTGGACCCTGGACAACTAACTGTCTACCAAGCTAATTTGCCATATATCATCCATGGGTGGATGGATCTGAAACAGAACATGGCACAGCTCAAAGCAGAGGAGAGGGGGGCAGAGGTAGGGGGTGGGGCCTGAGAAGAAGTCACCGGAGAAGGAGGGAGGCTCCATGGGcgcagcagagagagagagagagagagagagagagagagagagagagagagagagaaggggggatTTTCTCCGAGCGGTGCGAGATACACGGATGGGTGTGCCCGTGAGTGGTAGCGTGGCTTAGCAAACACCCCCTACTACTAAATGGGCCTACTAGTTTACACGCAgaagaaatagcagtagcgcgttttgcacACCAGGCGCTACAGCTAtgtctttagcagtagcgctgggttgATCACTCACGCTGCCACTATGTATTAACCTGGGGGTATGGTGTGGCACACTTACTAGTAGGCAGTAGCGCTGCCCAAAAAAACTCACGCTGCTACTAATATCAGTAGCGCGTTTTGTACCAAGCGCTACTGGTATTTACCAGTAGCATGGGGTCCTAAACAGGCGCTACTAGTAAACTTCTACGTacaagcattttcctagtagtggttgaaCTTGCTCTCCCCCCTTTCTTGTTTCCAGTTTGCGAATTCCGGTCATtatgtattaatgaaaaagggtgatTGCACTGTTCAAATAAAAAAAAACTCAAACTCACGCATATTTGTAAACCCGTGCCAGTATGCACATGGACTCAACTAAATTGCACAATAAAGTTTGTACACATGTATATACGCCGCCCATCACAAACACATAGTCCCACATAATGCATCAGAAACATGCAATAAGATAATTGACCATCTAATGAAAAATCAATGTACAGACTCACAGACTTAAGAATTAGTGTTTCCAACCCACAAGAGAAATTGACACCCTTATACATGCATATATATAGTCTGGCCGCAGTACAAATCATTGCATTCCACACGACATAGTGACCTTAATTTGCAAGTTTGCTAGGAAGCATACTAGCTAGTTACAAAAAGATTTTCATGGCTCGTAACCGAGAAGGCATGTCGATTTCAAAGAGCTTTGAGAAGAGAGCAAAATGCAGCATAACGCGGATCTCCTTTGTTTCCAGATCAAGAACGACGAGCCGAGGATGGAAATCGGTAATCACATCACGTTCACGTAGGTCTAAATGCAGGAACGCGATAGTGCATCTCTCACTGGGGTGCATGAATGTAGTTCGAAGATGTCGGTTAGCAGGGATGTCGGGGTCTAGCGACCGCACCTTCTCCCCCAGATCGATCACAGTCTCTAGCGCCCATCCACCACCGTCATAGAGCTGGTGCCACATGGAGATAGTGAAACCTACGACGTGGTACAATCTTAGTAGCCTGGACCCGCAcccgactgggggggggggggaataggatcCTAGGTAGAGTCGTCCTCTTTTGAAGTTGGTAAAAGAAAGGACCGGGACCTCCAGCTGGCCTGGTTCACCTGTGCGGACGTCATAGGTTATGATCTCATCACCATCGTCCGTTAACCAGTGGATAATGCCACCGGGGAGAACAATGACTTTGCGGCGCCTCTCAGGCCACTTTTGCATGAAGAAGCCGTCATGGGTCATGACGGGTCCCCAGGTGCTGGTGGACGATGTGAATGTCTGGATTTTGATGGCACACCCATTACTGCTGAGTGTGCCAACGAATAGCAAGAAGTAGCAGTCAATGTCATCCGCAGCGGTGAGCAAGACACACCTACGGATGCATCTAACAGAATCCAGGGTGACAGGAGGCTTGTGTAGGAAGGTGCGTTGTCCAGTGATGGGGTCATACACATACATGTCGGATCGTCTCCTAGAAGGGCGGCGGTGGCATAGGAGGACGAGACCGCCGCGAGACGTCACtggatagtactccctccgtaaattaatataagagggtttagaatactaaagtagtgatctaaatgtttttatattagtttacagaaggAGTACTCTCTAAGAAAGTCATTAGCCCTGCGCGACACGAAAGGCGCCAAAGAGTCATCGATAAATGACATGGCGGTGGGCGTGGCCGGGTGGACCAACGAGAGGGGTGGCACGCCGTCGTCAATATTGAGGTTGGCGAGGATGCAGGAAGGCACGATACCACCTTGTTGCGTGACACGGCGGACGAAGTACGGGTTGAGTATGTCGCCGCGGAGGAGCTTGCATGTTGCGGCGCAGCAAACGAAGGTGCGGATGTCGGAGCGCGCGACGATCTCGAGCAGAAGATCTGCTGGGAGCGTCCACTCTATCGGCGCCGTCGAGGCTGCAGCCTCCGGCGTGCATGGATTTTGTCGTTGGCGTTTCTGCGCTGCGGTCGCCATCGGCGTATGAACTACGATGAAGCGGACGACGCTCATCTGATGCGGCGACTCAACGTTTGCTAGCTCTTGTATGGTTGTACTACGCTGTAACGTATCGGACCCGATTACAAGGTATGGCATGTACGTGGTCGTGGCCTCGTGGGTTTCTGATTTTAAACACGGATAGGTTCTGATTCTTTCTCACGGAAAGAGCACGTAACGTATGTGGGTTGATCTGTTTTGTGTAATGGAGACTGACACAAATTAACCATGTACGTTGATCCGTGGGAGTCGAGGAAAGAAAAATCTTTTGATAACTACTCATATATTAGTTTTCTTCCCAAGGAGCCGAAACTATACGCCAATCAAACAACATCATTTTATCAGTTATTATTAAAAAAACAACCCA encodes the following:
- the LOC123142326 gene encoding pyrophosphate--fructose 6-phosphate 1-phosphotransferase subunit beta-like, with amino-acid sequence MGRAASHITLECALQTHPNVALIGEEVAEKKETLKNVTDYITDVVYKRVELGYNYGVVLIPEGLIDFIPEIQKLIAELNEILAHDVVDEAGAWKSKLEPASRELFDFLPKTIQEQLLLERDPHGNVQVAKIETEKMLIAMVETELEKRRAAGKYSAHFRAQSLDAGCAQGGTRHSISLFLVVE
- the LOC123141292 gene encoding pyrophosphate--fructose 6-phosphate 1-phosphotransferase subunit beta 1-like, producing the protein MICSGRDKIETPEQFQQAEDTVNRLDLDGLVVIGGDDSNTNACLLGEYFRGRNLKTRVISCTKTIDGDLKCKEVPTSFGFDTAYT